A window of Ranitomeya variabilis isolate aRanVar5 chromosome 2, aRanVar5.hap1, whole genome shotgun sequence contains these coding sequences:
- the LOC143805798 gene encoding NTPase KAP family P-loop domain-containing protein 1-like isoform X2 yields the protein MTSIVLACQKHYVRWLHQLLLAYTPHSEAVCTCFWIASQSHLSFAECMREEASRITEKEEKNLEKATVKATGWGFLHLLWRLFFYCPLVTERHLERKSIKFIFVHFSAWQYAGSDRLWAGLVTTLCEEIRRNFGVFPHSIFNALGCKPKRNLDSDGREWAIRRTFCIILAVCIVLLLIGLLLLVIPIKSKSHGGEERVSTVFGSLMTVVAGSGIAMTLFKLGKSIIISQKHKIERLVNSEKFSSQMGFMNEVKKEVELISQMVQFMEIFQKQKIRVVLQITSLELCAPDKVVGVLDAMNTLLSDQRSPFISILVVDPNIIVTCLENASSLKGMADNGYMFLNRTVTLPFSVPALGKKTKLQLLKKAVQRTEDLIDWPCRNDANRGTKTGITEPMKLLRDDLLEDEEPEVNLPPCQPAYCIQEAFYALYSEREVLHEYIPDSICQMKRIVNAIPVMVHLMMLSKIPWGNMSYKSVAAWVVLCNQWPCRLSWILQCLEDEEQQGCKEGFNDYLLWDMFKENSKELFSLKAGLKNLLDLDGDPEIFQKFLSHDFPFTVDESRRLMTCTINLDYSIKHKMGLTRGINNLQNDWKTTIVESKIEKIEMVDKNNKIDVSDVVGMQVIQCNKDSEIRHEWEKQVYRCRADVHREKGLPEMMQGKEIRSRGSELRCAEEQSKRHSSIKQKLLKEICGNNEDVSGMDSVSRHLVEEEIPWIDEEDCRVQVKEQYKRFEEERSLERETVL from the exons ATGACATCTATTGTGCTTGCCTGTCAAAAGCATTATGTCAGGTGGCTACACCAGTTACTGTTGGCTTATACGCCCCATTCGGAGGCCGTGTGTACATGCTTTTGGATCGCATCACAA TCTCATTTATCTTTTGCAGAATGCATGCGGGAGGAAGCATCGCGTATaacagaaaaagaagaaaaaaacttgGAGAAAGCCACAGTGAAAGCCACCGGATGGGGTTTCCTACATCTACTTTGGCGTCTATTTTTCTACTGCCCTTTAGTAACTGAACGTCACTTAGAACGCAAAAGTATTAAGTTTATATTTGTACACTTCAGCGCTTGGCAGTATGCAGGCAGTGACCGACTGTGGGCTGGCCTGGTCACCACACTCTGCGAGGAAATACGTCGGAACTTCGGAGTTTTTCCACACAGTATATTTAACGCCTTGGGTTGCAAACCTAAAAGAAATCTAGACTCTGATGGCAGAGAGTGGGCCATCAGAAGGACTTTTTGCATTATTCTGGCGGTCTGCATTGTCTTGCTTCTCATTGGGTTGCTCCTCTTGGTTATACCAATCAAATCTAAAAGCCATGGAGGTGAAGAGAGAGTCTCAACAGTTTTTGGGAGTTTAATGACTGTAGTGGCAGGATCAGGAATTGCCATGACACTGTTTAAGCTAGGAAAGAGCATCATTATTAGCCAAAAGCATAAAATCGAGCGACTGGTCAATAGCGAGAAATTTAGTTCTCAAATGGGTTTTATGAATGAGGTGAAAAAAGAGGTGGAACTGATAAGCCAAATGGTTCAATTCATGGAAATTTTCCAGAAGCAGAAGATTCGGGTGGTCTTACAGATCACCAGTCTGGAGCTCTGTGCACCTGACAAAGTGGTTGGAGTATTGGATGCTATGAACACTCTATTATCTGACCAGAGATCTCCATTTATTTCCATACTGGTAGTTGACCCCAACATCATTGTCACTTGTTTAGAGAATGCAAGCTCACTCAAAGGTATGGCAGACAATGGCTACATGTTCCTCAACCGCACTGTCACATTGCCTTTCTCTGTTCCGGCTCTTGGTAAGAAGACAAAGCTGCAACTTCTGAAGAAAGCTGTACAAAGGACAGAAGATCTTATTGATTGGCCTTGCAGAAATGACGCCAATCGGGGCACCAAGACTGGAATTACAGAACCAATGAAGCTGCTTAGAGATGATCTCTTGGAAGATGAAGAGCCAGAGGTGAACCTACCACCTTGTCAACCAGCTTACTGCATCCAGGAAGCATTTTATGCCCTATACAGTGAGCGTGAAGTTCTCCATGAATACATTCCTGATAGCATATGTCAAATGAAACGAATTGTCAATGCTATCCCTGTTATGGTCCACCTAATGATGCTGAGTAAAATACCATGGGGTAACATGTCTTACAAATCTGTAGCTGCTTGGGTCGTTCTCTGCAATCAGTGGCCATGTAGACTGAGCTGGATTCTTCAATGTCTAGAGGATGAAGAGCAACAAGGATGTAAGGAAGGGTTCAATGATTATCTCCTGTGGGACATGTTTAAGGAAAACAGCAAAGAACTGTTTTCCTTGAAAGCTGGGCTGAAGAATCTTTTGGACTTGGATGGAGATCCGGAGATTTTCCAAAAGTTTCTCTCTCACGACTTTCCTTTTACGGTTGATGAATCCAGAAGGCTGATGACGTGTACGATTAATCTGGATTATTCGATAAAACACAAGATGGGACTTACCCGTGGAATCAACAACCTTCAAAATGATTGGAAAACAACAATCGTAGAGAGTAAAATTGAGAAAATAGAAATGGTGGATAAAAACAACAAAATAGACGTCAGTGACGTGGTTGGAATGCAGGTTATTCAATGTAACAAAGACAGTGAGATTAGACATGAGTGGGAGAAACAGGTCTATCGGTGCAGAGCTGACGTACATCGGGAGAAAGGTCTACCTGAAATGATGCAGGGAAAAGAGATTAGAAGCAGAGGATCAGAACTCAGATGTGCTGAGGAGCAGTCCAAAAGGCACAGTTCTATAAAACAGAAATTATTAAAAGAAATATGTGGGAATAATGAGGATGTGAGTGGAATGGATAGTGTAAGTAGACATTTAGTAGAAGAAGAAATCCCATGGATAGATGAAGAAGATTGCAGGGTACAAGTAAAAGAACAGTATAAGAGATTTGAAGAGGAAAGAAGTTTAGAACGAGAAACTGTACTATAA
- the LOC143805798 gene encoding NTPase KAP family P-loop domain-containing protein 1-like isoform X1 — protein sequence MATNGKETEDDIYCACLSKALCQVATPVTVGLYAPFGGRVYMLLDRITKCMREEASRITEKEEKNLEKATVKATGWGFLHLLWRLFFYCPLVTERHLERKSIKFIFVHFSAWQYAGSDRLWAGLVTTLCEEIRRNFGVFPHSIFNALGCKPKRNLDSDGREWAIRRTFCIILAVCIVLLLIGLLLLVIPIKSKSHGGEERVSTVFGSLMTVVAGSGIAMTLFKLGKSIIISQKHKIERLVNSEKFSSQMGFMNEVKKEVELISQMVQFMEIFQKQKIRVVLQITSLELCAPDKVVGVLDAMNTLLSDQRSPFISILVVDPNIIVTCLENASSLKGMADNGYMFLNRTVTLPFSVPALGKKTKLQLLKKAVQRTEDLIDWPCRNDANRGTKTGITEPMKLLRDDLLEDEEPEVNLPPCQPAYCIQEAFYALYSEREVLHEYIPDSICQMKRIVNAIPVMVHLMMLSKIPWGNMSYKSVAAWVVLCNQWPCRLSWILQCLEDEEQQGCKEGFNDYLLWDMFKENSKELFSLKAGLKNLLDLDGDPEIFQKFLSHDFPFTVDESRRLMTCTINLDYSIKHKMGLTRGINNLQNDWKTTIVESKIEKIEMVDKNNKIDVSDVVGMQVIQCNKDSEIRHEWEKQVYRCRADVHREKGLPEMMQGKEIRSRGSELRCAEEQSKRHSSIKQKLLKEICGNNEDVSGMDSVSRHLVEEEIPWIDEEDCRVQVKEQYKRFEEERSLERETVL from the exons GAAAAGAGACAGAAGATGACATCTATTGTGCTTGCCTGTCAAAAGCATTATGTCAGGTGGCTACACCAGTTACTGTTGGCTTATACGCCCCATTCGGAGGCCGTGTGTACATGCTTTTGGATCGCATCACAA AATGCATGCGGGAGGAAGCATCGCGTATaacagaaaaagaagaaaaaaacttgGAGAAAGCCACAGTGAAAGCCACCGGATGGGGTTTCCTACATCTACTTTGGCGTCTATTTTTCTACTGCCCTTTAGTAACTGAACGTCACTTAGAACGCAAAAGTATTAAGTTTATATTTGTACACTTCAGCGCTTGGCAGTATGCAGGCAGTGACCGACTGTGGGCTGGCCTGGTCACCACACTCTGCGAGGAAATACGTCGGAACTTCGGAGTTTTTCCACACAGTATATTTAACGCCTTGGGTTGCAAACCTAAAAGAAATCTAGACTCTGATGGCAGAGAGTGGGCCATCAGAAGGACTTTTTGCATTATTCTGGCGGTCTGCATTGTCTTGCTTCTCATTGGGTTGCTCCTCTTGGTTATACCAATCAAATCTAAAAGCCATGGAGGTGAAGAGAGAGTCTCAACAGTTTTTGGGAGTTTAATGACTGTAGTGGCAGGATCAGGAATTGCCATGACACTGTTTAAGCTAGGAAAGAGCATCATTATTAGCCAAAAGCATAAAATCGAGCGACTGGTCAATAGCGAGAAATTTAGTTCTCAAATGGGTTTTATGAATGAGGTGAAAAAAGAGGTGGAACTGATAAGCCAAATGGTTCAATTCATGGAAATTTTCCAGAAGCAGAAGATTCGGGTGGTCTTACAGATCACCAGTCTGGAGCTCTGTGCACCTGACAAAGTGGTTGGAGTATTGGATGCTATGAACACTCTATTATCTGACCAGAGATCTCCATTTATTTCCATACTGGTAGTTGACCCCAACATCATTGTCACTTGTTTAGAGAATGCAAGCTCACTCAAAGGTATGGCAGACAATGGCTACATGTTCCTCAACCGCACTGTCACATTGCCTTTCTCTGTTCCGGCTCTTGGTAAGAAGACAAAGCTGCAACTTCTGAAGAAAGCTGTACAAAGGACAGAAGATCTTATTGATTGGCCTTGCAGAAATGACGCCAATCGGGGCACCAAGACTGGAATTACAGAACCAATGAAGCTGCTTAGAGATGATCTCTTGGAAGATGAAGAGCCAGAGGTGAACCTACCACCTTGTCAACCAGCTTACTGCATCCAGGAAGCATTTTATGCCCTATACAGTGAGCGTGAAGTTCTCCATGAATACATTCCTGATAGCATATGTCAAATGAAACGAATTGTCAATGCTATCCCTGTTATGGTCCACCTAATGATGCTGAGTAAAATACCATGGGGTAACATGTCTTACAAATCTGTAGCTGCTTGGGTCGTTCTCTGCAATCAGTGGCCATGTAGACTGAGCTGGATTCTTCAATGTCTAGAGGATGAAGAGCAACAAGGATGTAAGGAAGGGTTCAATGATTATCTCCTGTGGGACATGTTTAAGGAAAACAGCAAAGAACTGTTTTCCTTGAAAGCTGGGCTGAAGAATCTTTTGGACTTGGATGGAGATCCGGAGATTTTCCAAAAGTTTCTCTCTCACGACTTTCCTTTTACGGTTGATGAATCCAGAAGGCTGATGACGTGTACGATTAATCTGGATTATTCGATAAAACACAAGATGGGACTTACCCGTGGAATCAACAACCTTCAAAATGATTGGAAAACAACAATCGTAGAGAGTAAAATTGAGAAAATAGAAATGGTGGATAAAAACAACAAAATAGACGTCAGTGACGTGGTTGGAATGCAGGTTATTCAATGTAACAAAGACAGTGAGATTAGACATGAGTGGGAGAAACAGGTCTATCGGTGCAGAGCTGACGTACATCGGGAGAAAGGTCTACCTGAAATGATGCAGGGAAAAGAGATTAGAAGCAGAGGATCAGAACTCAGATGTGCTGAGGAGCAGTCCAAAAGGCACAGTTCTATAAAACAGAAATTATTAAAAGAAATATGTGGGAATAATGAGGATGTGAGTGGAATGGATAGTGTAAGTAGACATTTAGTAGAAGAAGAAATCCCATGGATAGATGAAGAAGATTGCAGGGTACAAGTAAAAGAACAGTATAAGAGATTTGAAGAGGAAAGAAGTTTAGAACGAGAAACTGTACTATAA